The Bradyrhizobium sp. B097 genome contains the following window.
GCGGCCCCGGCGACGAAACATTCGGGACCAAAAAGCCAGTCATTTCAACACGCGGAAAATTCCAATGGCCGGATTTGCCGCTGTCGGAACGAATCCGGCCCATGACTTTTGGCACTTATCCGCTACCCGCGGCCTATTCGGCCGCCTGCAGCGCGGGCGCCGCCTTTTTCGGGGCAATCCAGAACGCATCGGGCCGCTCGAACAGGAAATTGGCCCGGGCCGCCAGCGCCAGCCGCCAGATCAGGAGGGAGCCTGCGACGCCGACCGCGGTGACGATCAGCGCGACCCAGCCGATGTCGTGGATGACATCGGACCGCAGCAGAAGGGTGCGCGTCGCGGCCATCGGCAGGAAGAAGGCAAGATAGATCACGATCGAGTGCTCGCCGCAGAAGCGCAGGAAGCCGAGCCAGTGCGCGCGCGCCAGCAGCGTGCCGGTCACGATGATCGCACAGGCGCCGGCAAGGCCGAGGGCCAGCGAGACGATCGGCCATTCACTGACATCGAGCGCAACCAGGCTGCCATTGACGAGCGCCCATAGCCCAAGCCCGAGCAGTGCGAATGCGGGCCGCGCCCGCGCGCGGTCCGACAGCGCGAACACGTAGGCAGCGAGCACATAGCCGGTGAAGAAGTAGACGAAGCGGGCGCAGAACTCGTCGATCACGGTCCAGCCGGTCACGACATGCGCGCTCTCCAGCGCCGCGGCAACCAGCCAGATCGCGAGCGGGTGGATGTTGCGCGTGAGCTTGGTGACGACGAAGAAGATCGGCAGCAGATAGATGAACCACAGCGTGCCGAACGGCTCGATGAAGGCCTCGAGATATTGCAGCCCGACACCGGCCCAGCCTGCCTCGGCGGCCAGCGACGGTGCCTTGAAGCCGAACTGGATCGTCACCCACAGCACGTAGAAATAGGCGAAGTGCATCACCTTGCGGTCGAGATAGGTGCGCCAGTCGCGATCGATCACGACCGGCAGGAACAGCCCCGAGATCAGGAAGAAGTCCGGCATCCGGAACGGTTTTGCGAACATCACGACATAGTGCATGAAGCCGGTCTGCTCGGCGGCCTTCTCGACCCCCAGCACCGAATGCATCATCACGACCATGACGATGCAGATGCCCTTGGCATAGTCGACCCAATCGACGCGCGCCGCCGCATTCCCGGCGGAACGATCTGTCGCAGCCTGTGTGCCGTTTGTGGTCATCCTTGTCCCGTTCCGGCGTGATCGGGCTCATCATCGGCCCGATCGGTTGCTTTCTCCTTTATCCATACAAAGGATGTGCCGCCGAACCCGGGGACCTTTCCCCGGTTCCCTGGACCCGGCGAATGGTCTAAGAGGCCCGGAAATCCTAGAAGAAGCCGTGCTTTGTTAACCACAGGACGCAGGTCGGCCGAGGGCCGCTGCCGCGATGAGACTCCTTGCCGCACCATTTCGATAGCCCGCTGCCGATCGACGCCGTGCTCGATGAGCTCGACCGCACGCTCGATCGACACAATGCCGCCGTGCTGGTCGCGCCGCCGGGCGCCGGCAAGACCACGCGCGTGCCGCTGGCATTGCTCGATGCGCCCTGGGCCAAGGGCAAGAAGATCATCGTGCTGGAGCCGCGCCGCATCGCCGCGCGCGCCAGCGCCGAGCGGATGGCGAAGACGCTCGGCGAACGGCCCGGAGAGACCGTCGGCTATCGGGTGCGCTTCGGCTCGAAGGTGTCGCGCGCGACGCGGATCGAGGTCGTCACCGAGGGCATCTTCTCGCGCCAGATCCTCGACGATCCCGAGCTCACCGGCGTCGCCGCGGTGCTGTTCGACGAATTCCACGAGCGCTCGCTCGATGCCGATCTCGGGCTGGCGCTGGCGCGCGACGTGCAAACCGGCCTGCGCGAGGACCTGCGCATCCTCGTGATGTCGGCCACACTCGACGGCGCGCGCGTCGCAAGGCTGCTCGGCGACGCGCCCGTGGTCGAGAGCGAGGGGCGCGCCTTTCCGGTCGAGACCCGTTACGTCGGCCGCAAGGCCGACGCGCCGCTGGAGCGGCAGATGGCCGAGACGATCGCGACCGCGCTACGCGCCGATGCCGGCTCGGTGCTCGCCTTCCTGCCGGGCGCGGCCGAGATCCGCCGCACTCAGACATTTCTCGCCGAGCGCGTGCATGACGCCTCGGTCGAGATCGTGCCGCTGTTCGGCGCGCTCGATGCCGCCGTGCAGGATCGCGCCATCGCGCCGGCGCCGAAGGGCATCCGCAAGGTGGTGCTGGCGACCTCGATCGCCGAGACCTCGCTGACCATCGAGGGCGTGCGCATCGTGGTGGACTCGGGCCTTGCGCGGGTGCCGCGCTATGAGCCGGATATTGCGCTGACCCGGCTCGAGACCGTGCGGGCCTCGCGCGCCGCGGTCGATCAGCGGCGCGGCCGCGCCGGCCGTACCGAGCCCGGCGTCTGCTACCGGCTCTGGGACGAGCCGCAGACCGCATCGCTCCCGGCCTACACCGCGCCGGAGATCCTCTCCGCCGACCTGTCCTCGCTGGTGCTCGACCTCGCGCAATGGGGCGTCAGCGATCCCGCAAGCCTTGCCTTCCTCGACCCGCCGCCCGGGCCGGCACTGAAGGAAGCGAGATCGCTGCTCGACGAACTCGGTGCGCTCGACGGCGACGGCCGCATCACCGAGGAGGGCAAGAGCCTGCGCGCGCTGGCACTGCCGCCGCGGCTGGCGCGCATGATCGTGGATTCCGCGCGCTTCGGTGCCGGCGAGGAGGCGGCCGAGATCGCCGCGGTGCTGAGCGAGCGCGGGCTCGGCGGCGACAGCGTCGATCTCG
Protein-coding sequences here:
- a CDS encoding acyltransferase family protein, translated to MTTNGTQAATDRSAGNAAARVDWVDYAKGICIVMVVMMHSVLGVEKAAEQTGFMHYVVMFAKPFRMPDFFLISGLFLPVVIDRDWRTYLDRKVMHFAYFYVLWVTIQFGFKAPSLAAEAGWAGVGLQYLEAFIEPFGTLWFIYLLPIFFVVTKLTRNIHPLAIWLVAAALESAHVVTGWTVIDEFCARFVYFFTGYVLAAYVFALSDRARARPAFALLGLGLWALVNGSLVALDVSEWPIVSLALGLAGACAIIVTGTLLARAHWLGFLRFCGEHSIVIYLAFFLPMAATRTLLLRSDVIHDIGWVALIVTAVGVAGSLLIWRLALAARANFLFERPDAFWIAPKKAAPALQAAE
- the hrpB gene encoding ATP-dependent helicase HrpB, with the translated sequence MPHHFDSPLPIDAVLDELDRTLDRHNAAVLVAPPGAGKTTRVPLALLDAPWAKGKKIIVLEPRRIAARASAERMAKTLGERPGETVGYRVRFGSKVSRATRIEVVTEGIFSRQILDDPELTGVAAVLFDEFHERSLDADLGLALARDVQTGLREDLRILVMSATLDGARVARLLGDAPVVESEGRAFPVETRYVGRKADAPLERQMAETIATALRADAGSVLAFLPGAAEIRRTQTFLAERVHDASVEIVPLFGALDAAVQDRAIAPAPKGIRKVVLATSIAETSLTIEGVRIVVDSGLARVPRYEPDIALTRLETVRASRAAVDQRRGRAGRTEPGVCYRLWDEPQTASLPAYTAPEILSADLSSLVLDLAQWGVSDPASLAFLDPPPGPALKEARSLLDELGALDGDGRITEEGKSLRALALPPRLARMIVDSARFGAGEEAAEIAAVLSERGLGGDSVDLDVRLDQFRRDRSQRATSARSMAARWASQVKAAVSEQKDLSTGVMLAFAFPDRVAKNRGNGSFVLANGRGAAVEQTAALARLPTIAVAELTGTAASGRILLAAPITQDEIEQRFADQIENVEEVTFDRGAMALRARRRRSLHAITLSEAPMSLKPSAETARVFADGLIAVGLDRLPWSKHSKQWRDRIMFLRKAEDDSWPDLSDTALAARADDWLVGALYDKTALKDLSAGDLSDALMTLLPWELRARLDREAPTHFEAPTGTQLAIDYEAEQGPTIAVRLQELFGLNTHPSIARGAVPLVLELLSPAQRPVQVTRDLPGFWRGSYAAVRSDLRGRYPRHPWPEDPASALPTRRVKPRGT